From the genome of Streptomyces sp. NBC_01304:
CTCATGCCGGATCGTGATGTCCTGGTCTTGATGCCCTGGCGGCGGGGCTGCCATAGACGGCATACGCGAGCCAGGTGGGATCGCCGCGCTGGTTCTGGACTGCCTGTCGGGCAGCGAGTGATGCTCGGCCCAGGGACTCCCCTGCGTCCAGGAACTGGTCGTAGAAGGTCTCCGCGAACAGCAGTGCCGAGTCGGAACGCACCGACCACAGCGTGCCGATGAACGCCCCGGCCCCGGCCTCCAGGAACTTCTGCGGCCAGCCGAGTGCCTCGCTCCACCATTCGATCTCCCCAGCGCTTCGGCATGCGTTGAGGAACACCAACGGGCGGTGCGCCCGCAGGCTCCCGATCTGCGCGGCAGACGACAGATCGATGGGGTCGAAAGGGCCGTCTCCCATGGTCACCCGTGATCCGGAACGGGAGAAGGTGTTGTGGCAGGCGAAGTGCAGCAGACCCACGTCTCCCCCACGGATCAGAGCGGTCAGCACTTCGCGTTCGGTGATCACCTCGGCCTGCGCCGCTTTGGGACCGAGCAACGTACGCAGGGAGGCGATCTCCTGTTGCGCTTCGGGCGGTGACCCGGGGGGCACCACGAAGGTCGCGCCAGGGAAGGCAATGCGGTGTACGCGATCCTGGTTGAAGACCCGCCGAACAACGGGCAGTTGCTCGGCGAGGAAGCCACGGTCGCGCTGCGAATCAAGCGGGTAGAGCAGTTCCCACGGCACCACGTTCTGCTCACCGAGCACCGTGAACGAGGTGATGTGGTCGCTCTGTTCCCAGAACTGCTGCTGTATCGCCTCCGGCACGGCCGATCGCCACAGCTCCACACCTTGGTTCTTCAGGCGCTCGTATATCCGATGGTTGCGCGCGGCCGCGCCGGCGCCTCCGGGCCCCGCCATCCGGGCGAGCTCGCGCACCTCATCGGCGATCTGGTCGGCCACCTTGCGCGGATCACCGCCGTGGAAGCGGAACTTCTCGGGTGCGTAGCAGGTCTCGCTCATCAGCTGGAAGCTGTACGAATCGTCGGCGTTGCGATGGACTTGAAGAGTGACCTCACCCGGCTCGAAGGCGATGCTCGGCAGCGATCCGAGGTGCTTGCGCCCATCCCGGGTTACCCCGCCTGTTGTCACTGAAATCTGGCAGCGCACCTCGCCCAGGTACGTGCCCTCGCGAAACGCGCGCACCGTCACCTGGTGCAGACCCGGGATCAGCGTGCGCAGAGCGAAGTGCAGTACCTCAGAGTCGTCCCCCGGGTACACGGTGAGTTGCTGCTGGAGATCACCCAGCGCGTGCAGGCCTGGCGCCTGGACGGTGATCGTCAGCTGCGCGCCCTCCTTGGGCACCGCAAACGGCTTCATGAGGGTGCTGACCCGACCAGCCTCGCGGGTGATCTGCACGTGAAGCGGGATCTCACGGTCCACAGCCGCCTGCTCTGCCAACTCGACAGCAAGGTGCAGAGGAGAGCTCCCTTCGTAGGCAGACTGGGCATGGCTGGCGACGGGAGGGGTCGGCGGTGCAGGCGGACCGACGGAGGACAGCGGTGACTCCCTCACCCAAGCCCTCGGTTGTCGGCTTTCGTGGGCAGGGTCTCCGCCACTACTGGCAGATGGAGGGGGCTCTGACCCTCTGTTCGCGGACCGCTCATCGGCAGCCGATCCGGTGCTGACGGCCACGGGTTCCTGCTGGTTGGCCGCTGCCTGCCCGCCACCGGCCTGGCGCCCCTGCGCGATACCCCGACGGAGATTGGCCAGCCGCCCGCGTACCTCTTCGGGCGCACGTGACACCCCCGGACCGCCCTGGCGCTCGGGACCCTGGGCCTCACCAGCGACGAGGTTGGCTCTGGGCACCCTGCGCGGCAGGCCGGAGGTGGTGACGCCACCCGCCGACGGCTGGCGGACACGCTCCGCTTGGCGGGTGAGCTCATCGTTGGGTGAGGTGCGCCACTCGGCCGCGGCCTGGCCGGTGGCCGAACCCTCGGGCACGGCCGGAGCCTGGGGCGACTGCTGCTGCGGGGGCGGGGCCGTGCCACTGCCCAGCTCGCGTCTGTGGAACCATTCGGATTCCACCGCGTCGTACAGCGGCGTACCTCCGTCGTCGGCCCTCGGCGCCTCGGGCTCCTGGTGGGAAGCGCCTTGAGTGACGCGCGGCGCCGACGACTGTACGTTCTCGTCGCTCCGAATGGGCATGTGGGGCTGCGGGTTGCCGCCCGGCAGTTCGGTCCGCGAACCACGACGTGGGGGCAAGGGCGGCTTGCGATGCCGCCCCTTCTCGACATGAGTGGACGTGGACCTCGCCGGACCTTCACCGTCGTCACCACGACGTGCGGCGTCACCGGGGCCGGCCGGACCGCCCAGAGGCACACCGTCCTGCCTGGGTTTGGTTCGGGATTGCTCGATGCCCTGGGCGACATCGACGGGAAGCATGACCAGCGCCGTCGTACCGCCGGAGTCCGAGGGACGCAGCTGGATGCGGATGCCGTGGCGCTGCGAGAGGCGGCCGACCACGAACAGACCCATGCGGCGCGAAACCGAGACGTCCACGGTGGGCGGCGAGGCCAGCCGCTCGTTGATCGCCGCGAGGTCCTCGGGCGAGAGGCCGATGCCGGTGTCGTGGATCTCGATCAGTACGCGGCCGTCGGGCAGCGCGTGACCGGTGACCTTGACCTTGGTCTGCGGCGAGGAGAACGAGGTGGCGTTCTCGAGCAGCTCGGCGAGCAGGTGCACGAGGTCGTTGACGACGCGCCCCGCGACCTCGGTCGTCGGCACCGCGGCGAGCTCGATGCGCTCGTACCGCTCCACCTCGGAGGCCGCGGCGCGGAGCACGTCGACCAGCGGGACCGGCTGGGTCCAGCGGCGGCCGGGCTCTTCACCGGCGAGGACCAGGAGGTTCTCGCCGTTACGGCGCATACGCGTCGCGAGGTGGTCGAGCTCGAACAGCGCGGAGAGCTGGTCCGGGTCGGCCTCGCGGGACTCCAGCTCGGAGATGAGCGAGAGCTGGCGCTGGATGAGGCCCTGCGAGCGGCGCGAGAGGTTGGTGAACATCGCGTTGACGTTGCCTCGCAGAAGCGCCTGCTCCGCGGCGAGGCGGATCGCCTCCCGGTGGACCTGGTCAAAGGCGCGGGCAACAGCGCCGACCTCGCCCTTGGAGGTGATCGCAATCGGCCTGAAACTGACATCGACGTTCTGCGGGTCCGGCTCGGAGAGCTGTTCCACCAGCATCGGCAGCCGGTGCTCAGCAATTTCGAAGGCCGCTGAGCGCAGTGCCCGCATCAAGC
Proteins encoded in this window:
- a CDS encoding CHAT domain-containing protein, with translation MLPVDVAQGIEQSRTKPRQDGVPLGGPAGPGDAARRGDDGEGPARSTSTHVEKGRHRKPPLPPRRGSRTELPGGNPQPHMPIRSDENVQSSAPRVTQGASHQEPEAPRADDGGTPLYDAVESEWFHRRELGSGTAPPPQQQSPQAPAVPEGSATGQAAAEWRTSPNDELTRQAERVRQPSAGGVTTSGLPRRVPRANLVAGEAQGPERQGGPGVSRAPEEVRGRLANLRRGIAQGRQAGGGQAAANQQEPVAVSTGSAADERSANRGSEPPPSASSGGDPAHESRQPRAWVRESPLSSVGPPAPPTPPVASHAQSAYEGSSPLHLAVELAEQAAVDREIPLHVQITREAGRVSTLMKPFAVPKEGAQLTITVQAPGLHALGDLQQQLTVYPGDDSEVLHFALRTLIPGLHQVTVRAFREGTYLGEVRCQISVTTGGVTRDGRKHLGSLPSIAFEPGEVTLQVHRNADDSYSFQLMSETCYAPEKFRFHGGDPRKVADQIADEVRELARMAGPGGAGAAARNHRIYERLKNQGVELWRSAVPEAIQQQFWEQSDHITSFTVLGEQNVVPWELLYPLDSQRDRGFLAEQLPVVRRVFNQDRVHRIAFPGATFVVPPGSPPEAQQEIASLRTLLGPKAAQAEVITEREVLTALIRGGDVGLLHFACHNTFSRSGSRVTMGDGPFDPIDLSSAAQIGSLRAHRPLVFLNACRSAGEIEWWSEALGWPQKFLEAGAGAFIGTLWSVRSDSALLFAETFYDQFLDAGESLGRASLAARQAVQNQRGDPTWLAYAVYGSPAARASRPGHHDPA